The proteins below come from a single Aegilops tauschii subsp. strangulata cultivar AL8/78 chromosome 6, Aet v6.0, whole genome shotgun sequence genomic window:
- the LOC109734302 gene encoding uncharacterized protein codes for MANPPFLLTLAAALLLLPAAPASAAAAPALFDIVKILSCFPEFSDFTCMLVDTGVARSINAQKKVTVLAASNAGLPTAALRRLPHPLLGDLLSLHVVLDYLDPEKLDALRLGRTGKGSKVTTLLPGDELKLLRVAGGEKGRITFSYAGPIGTGPQPLNATLLRVVTSQAFNVMVLQVSGLVLPGMMPATTASAFDVTKILSSFPEYSAFSSLLTQTGLARAINEHPIVTILAVNNTALSNELQGLPRLPLPALADLLALHAVLDFLDPERLDALRQGRTGDGSIVTTMLQGTGAGARGRGVGFVRVSGGDTGRITFSSGAPGGGARRNSTLVKVVTSQAFSVLVLQVSDLILPPGLAVAPAPGPQRPRARHMSLPPTPAPAPMQQVPSPGMPEPEPEVPDTTPPPSTVIPIPSVHGGVAAKIPEAAAGRGAVGSWWSGAGAALGIMACLLGRL; via the coding sequence ATGGCCAATCCCCCCTTCCTGCTCACGCTCGCCGCCGCCCTCCTGCTCCTCCCGGCGGCGccggccagcgccgccgccgcgcccgcgctCTTCGACATCGTCAAGATCCTGTCCTGCTTCCCCGAGTTCAGCGACTTCACCTGCATGCTAGTCGACACGGGAGTGGCCCGCTCCatcaacgcccagaagaaggtcACCGTGCTCGCCGCCAGCAACGCCGGCCTCCccaccgccgccctccgccgcctcccGCACCCGCTCCTCGGCGACCTCCTCTCGCTCCACGTCGTCCTCGACTACCTCGACCCGGAGAAGCTCGACGCGCTGCGGCTTGGGCGCACGGGCAAGGGCTCCAAGGTCACCACGCTGCTGCCGGGAGACGAGCTGAAGCTCCTCCGCGTCGCTGGCGGCGAGAAGGGCCGCATCACCTTCTCCTACGCCGGGCCCATCGGGACCGGGCCGCAGCCGCTGAATGCGACGCTCCTCAGGGTCGTCACCTCGCAGGCGTTCAACGTCATGGTGCTCCAGGTGAGCGGCCTCGTCCTCCCGGGGATGATGCCCGCCACGACCGCCTCCGCATTCGACGTAACCAAGATCCTCTCCTCCTTCCCGGAGTACAGCGCCTTCAGCTCCCTACTCACCCAGACCGGGCTTGCGCGCGCCATCAACGagcaccccattgtcaccatccTCGCCGTCAACAACACCGCTCTCTCCAACGAGCTCCAAGGCCTGCCGCGCCTCCCTCTGCCGGCGCTCGCCGACCTGCTCGCGCTCCACGCAGTCCTCGACTTCCTCGACCCGGAGAGGCTCGACGCGCTGCGCCAGGGCCGAACGGGCGACGGATCGATCGTCACGACGATGCTCCAGGGGACCGgagccggcgcgcggggccgCGGCGTCGGGTTCGTCCGCGTGTCCGGAGGCGACACCGGCCGCATCACGTTCTCCTCTGGCGCGCCGGGCGGGGGCGCGCGACGCAACTCCACGCTCGTCAAGGTCGTCACCTCGCAGGCGTTCAGCGTGCTGGTGCTCCAGGTGAGCGACCTCATCCTCCCGCCTGGCCTCGCCGTCGCGCCCGCACCCGGACCGCAGAGGCCGAGGGCTAGGCACATGTCGCTGCCTCCCACCCCGGCGCCAGCGCCGATGCAGCAGGTCCCGTCCCCGGGCATGCCGGAGCCTGAACCGGAAGTGCCGGACACCACGCCGCCACCATCGACGGTCATCCCGATACCAAGTGTGCACGGCGGCGTGGCGGCCAAGATACCAGAAGCCGCGGCCGGACGCGGAGCGGTGGGGAGCTGGTGGAGCGGTGCCGGTGCGGCGTTGGGGATCATGGCCTGCCTGCTTGGGCGTTTGTAA